A portion of the Stigmatopora argus isolate UIUO_Sarg chromosome 15, RoL_Sarg_1.0, whole genome shotgun sequence genome contains these proteins:
- the vps39 gene encoding vam6/Vps39-like protein, whose product MHDAYEPVPILEKLPLQIDCMAAWEDWLLVGTKPGHLLLYRIKKDAATNLFEVTLEKSNKHFSKKIQQLYVVSQYKILVSLLENNIHVHDLLTFQQITVVSKAKGATLFVCDFLQRSSGDETLRMCVAVKKKLQMYYWKDREFHELQGDFATPDIPKSMAWCENSICVGFKRDYYLIRMDGRGTLKELFPTGKQLEPLVTPLSDGKVAVGQDDLTVVLNEEGVCTQKCALNWTDIPIAMEHQPPYIIAVLPRYVEIRTLEPRLLVQSVELQRPRFITSAGPNVVYVASNHFVWRLVPVSIAAQIRQLLQDKQFELALQLAEMKEDSDGEKKQQIHHIQNLFAFNLFCQKRFDDSMQVFAKLGTDPTHVIGLYPDLLPSDYRRQLHYPDPLPALSGAELEKAHLALIDYLTQKRSHLVKQLNDSDPSTTSPLMEGTPTIKSRKKLLQIIDTTLLKCYLHTNVALVSPLLRLENNHCHIEESEYVLKKAHKYSELIILYEKKGLHQKALQVLLDQSTKANSPLKGHERTVQYLQRLGVENLGMIFEFAPWVLKICPEDGLKIFTEDLTEVETLPRDGVLHFLKEGFKELAIPYLEHIIYMWDDKGPEFHNTLIQLYLERVQSLMKQYLNSLPEGVAAVPAGTERGELGEFRNKLLSFLDISSCYEPARLISDFPFDGLLEERALLLGRMGKHEQALFIYVHVLKDTRMAEEYCHSHYSGSVESDKDVYLSLLRMYLSPPDAHCLGPIKMELSEPRANLRDALRVLELHHGKLDTAKAIDLLPANTQIREIQVFLESVLEEKAQRKRGDQVLKSLLRADFLRVQEERIFHQQVKCVITEEKTCRVCKKKIGNSAFARYPNGVVVHYFCCKDRNACPTE is encoded by the exons ATGCACGACGCCTATGAGCCGGTGCCGATTTTGGAGAAGCTTCCGCTCCAGATTGACTGTATGGCGGCCTGGG AGGACTGGCTGCTCGTCGGAACCAAACCCGGACATCTCCTTTTGTACCGGATTAAAAAGGATGCAG CCACCAACCTCTTCGAAGTCACCCTTGAGAAATCTAACAAGCACTTTTCCAAGAAGATCCAGCAG CTCTACGTTGTTTCGCAGTACAAAATTCTCGTCAGTCTTCTCG AAAACAACATCCACGTCCACGACCTGCTGACGTTCCAGCAAATTACCGTAGTATCCAAAGCTAAGGGAGCCACGCTATTTGTATGCGACTTCCTG cAACGCAGTTCTGGAGATGAAACACTGAGAATGTGCGTCGCCGTAAAAAAGAAGTTGCAGATGTACTACTGGAAAGATCGAGAATTCCACGAACTGCAG ggAGACTTTGCCACTCCAGATATTCCAAAATCAATGGCCTGGTGCGAGAACTCCATCTGCGTGGGCTTCAAAAGAGACTATTACCTCATCCGG ATGGATGGTCGTGGCACCCTCAAGGAGCTCTTTCCTACGGGCAAACAGCTGGAGCCGCTGGTGACGCCGCTGTCCGACGGCAAGGTGGCCGTCGGGCAGGACGATCTCACCGTGGTTCTGAACGAGGAGGGCGTTTGCACCCAAAAGTGTGCCCTGAATTGGACCGACATCCCCATAGCCATGG AGCACCAACCTCCATACATCATCGCCGTACTGCCCCGCTACGTGGAGATCCGGACTTTGGAGCCCCGACTTCTGGTCCAGAGCGTGGAACTGCAGAGGCCTCGTTTCATTACGTCCGCCGG gccaaaCGTGGTGTACGTGGCCAGCAACCATTTCGTATGGCGTCTGGTCCCCGTGTCCATCGCCGCGCAAATCCGTCAGCTGCTTCAGGACAAGCAATTTGAATTGGCTCTCCAGCTAGCG GAGATGAAAGAGGACTCGGACGGCGAGAAAAAACAGCAGATCCATCATATCCAGAACCTGTTCGCCTTCAATCTCTTTTGCCAGAAGCGATTTGACGACTCCATGCAAGTCTTCGCCAAACTGGGCACGG ATCCCACCCACGTGATTGGCCTTTACCCGGACCTGCTGCCGTCCGACTACCGCCGGCAGTTGCACTACCCGGACCCCCTGCCGGCGCTGTCCGGAGCCGAGCTGGAGAAAGCCCACCTGGCGCTGATCGATTACCTCACGCAG AAACGCAGCCACCTGGTGAAACAACTCAACGACTCGGACCCGTCTACCACGTCGCCGCTGATGGAGGGCACGCCCACCATCAAGAGCCGCAAGAAGCTGCTGCAGATCATCGACACCACGTTGCTTAAGTGCTACCTGCAC ACTAATGTCGCCTTGGTTTCCCCCCTCCTGCGCCTGGAGAACAACCACTGCCACATTGAAGAAAGCGAATACGTGCTAAAGAAAGCGCACAAGTACAGCGAACTGATCATTCTCTACGAGAAGAAAGGCCTGCATCAGAAAG CTCTGCAGGTTCTACTGGACCAGTCCACCAAGGCAAACTCCCCACTGAAAGGCCACGAGCGCACCGTCCAGTACCTCCAAAGACTGG GTGTGGAGAACCTGGGCATGATCTTCGAGTTCGCTCCCTGGGTGCTGAAGATCTGTCCCGAAGACGGGCTGAAG ATCTTCACGGAGGACCTAACCGAGGTGGAGACGTTGCCACGGGACGGGGTGCTCCACTTCCTCAAAGAGGGCTTCAAGGAACTGGCCATCCCGTACTTGGAGCACATCATCTACATGTGGGACGACAAGGGTCCCGAGTTCCACAACACCCTCATCCAGCTCTACCTGGAACGCGTCCAAAGCCTGATGAAGCAGTACCTCAACTCCCTGCCGGAAG GAGTGGCGGCGGTCCCGGCCGGTACGGAACGGGGCGAGCTGGGAGAATTCCGCAACAAGCTGCTGTCCTTCCTGGACATTTCTAGCTGTTACGAGCCGGCGCGACTCATCAGCGACTTCCCCTTCGACG GTCTACTGGAAGAACGGGCGCTGCTTCTGGGTCGCATGGGGAAGCACGAGCAGGCGCTCTTCATCTACGTGCACGTTCTGAAGGACACTCGCATGGCCGAAGA ATACTGTCACAGCCACTACAGCGGCTCCGTGGAAAGCGATAAAGAC GTGTACCTGTCACTGCTGAGGATGTACCTGTCCCCGCCGGACGCGCACTGCCTGGGGCCCATCAAGATGGAGCTGTCGGAACCTCGGGCCAACCTGCGGGACGCCTTGCGGGTCCTGGAGCTGCACCACGGAAAGCTCGACACCGCCAAG GCCATCGACCTACTGCCGGCCAACACGCAGATCCGTGAGATCCAGGTCTTCCTGGAGAGCGTCCTGGAGGAGAAGGCCCAGAGGAAACGTGGTGACCAAGTGCTCAAGAGTCTGCTGCGGGCGGATTTTCTCAGG gtgcagGAGGAACGCATCTTTCACCAGCAGGTCAAGTGTGTCATCACCGAGGAGAAGACGTGCAGAGTTTGCAAGAAGAAGATTGGAAACAG TGCATTCGCCAGGTACCCCAACGGTGTGGTGGTTCACTACTTTTGCTGCAAAGACCGAAACGCCTGTCCCACGGAATAA
- the galnt16 gene encoding polypeptide N-acetylgalactosaminyltransferase 16, with translation MRRIRANAIAILTVAWILGTFYYLWQDSKPAAAALAAPSSGGNQHHHPQGGGGPESHRDDRTIPLIVSRPPRDDRGEGLLGGLDEKQYLDAKRPKAGDDPYREHAFNLIESHRLGAQRTLRDTRHYRCASLNYDGDLPPTSVIITFHNEARSTLLRTIKSVLTRSPPQLIHEILLIDDFSADADDCQLLARIPKVRCLRNGRREGLIRSRVRGANSASAPILTFLDSHCEVNADWLQPMIQRVKEDHTRVVSPIIDVISLDNFAYLAASADLRGGFDWSLHFKWEQIPIEQKMARSDPTQPIRTPVIAGGIFAMDKSWFNHLGQYDTHMDIWGGENFELSFRVWMCGGSLEILPCSRVGHVFRKRHPYDFPEGNALTYIKNTRRAAEVWMDEYKQYYYSARPSAQGKAFGSIADRQALRRKLNCKPFRWYMENVYPELRVPEQDAVSSILRQGSLCLESRGTDGLGLAECRSLRGGRPQAQRWELIEPLIRQHDLCLAITLFAPGSKVTLEPCNAKEPRQKWKPKGSALQHTVSGLCLDSQNPPGPPVVNQCRPLVASQAWEPQIIT, from the exons ATGCGCAGGATTCGGGCCAACGCCATCGCGATTCTGACAGTCGCTTGGATCCTCGGAACCTTCTACTACCTGTGGCAGGACAGCAAACCTGCAGCGGCGGCTTTGGCGGCACCCTCGTCCGGGGGGAACCAACATCACCACCCCCAGGGAGGAGGGGGGCCGGAGAGCCACCGGGACGACAGGACCATCCCGCTCATT GTGAGCCGGCCCCCACGCGATGACCGTGGGGAGGGTCTGCTGGGCGGCCTGGACGAGAAGCAGTACCTGGACGCCAAGCGGCCCAAAGCCGGCGACGACCCGTACAGAGAGCACGCCTTCAACCTCATCGAAAGCCACCGCCTGGGAGCGCAGCGGACCCTCAGGGACACCAGACACTACAG GTGCGCCTCCCTGAACTACGACGGCGACCTTCCGCCCACGagcgtcatcatcaccttccACAACGAGGCTCGCTCCACGCTTCTGCGCACCATCAAGAG CGTCCTGACGCGGAGTCCCCCGCAGCTCATTCACGAAATCCTTCTGATTGACGACTTCAGCGCCGACG CCGACGACTGCCAGCTGCTCGCCCGGATCCCCAAAGTGCGTTGCCTGAGGAACGGCAGAAGAGAGG GACTTATCCGGTCCCGGGTGCGAGGGGCCAACTCGGCCTCGGCCCCCATCTTGACCTTCTTGGACAGCCACTGCGAGGTGAATGCTGATTGGCTGCAGCCCATGATTCAGCGCGTCAAGGAg GACCATACGAGAGTGGTGAGCCCGATCATCGACGTCATCAGCCTGGACAACTTTGCTTACTTGGCCGCTTCGGCCGATTTGAGAGGAG GGTTTGACTGGAGCCTTCACTTTAAATGGGAGCAGATTCCCATCGAGCAGAAAATGGCCAGGAGCGACCCCACGCAGCCAATCAG GACCCCAGTGATCGCTGGTGGCATTTTTGCAATGGACAAGAGTTGGTTCAACCATCTGGGCCAGTATGACACACACATGGATATCTGGGGTGGAGAGAACTTTG AGCTGTCATTCCGCGTGTGGATGTGCGGTGGGAGTTTGGAGATATTACCCTGCAGCCGCGTGGGTCACGTGTTCCGGAAGCGACACCCGTACGACTTCCCAGAAGGCAATGCGCTCACTTACATCAA GAACACGCGGCGGGCCGCCGAAGTGTGGATGGACGAATACAAGCAGTACTATTACTCGGCCAGACCTTCGGCGCAAGGAAAAGCTTTTGGCAG CATAGCGGACCGCCAGGCGCTTCGACGGAAGTTGAACTGCAAACCTTTCCGCTGGTACATGGAGAACGTCTACCCCGAGCTCAG GGTTCCTGAGCAGGACGCCGTGTCCAGCATCCTCAGACAGGGGTCGCTGTGCCTGGAGAGCCGCGGGACGGACGGACTCGGACTAGCCGAGTGCAGGTCGCTCAGAGGCGGTAGGCCGCAAGCGCAG AGGTGGGAGTTAATTGAGCCGCTGATCCGGCAGCATGATCTCTGCTTGGCCATCACGCTCTTTGCCCCCGGGTCAAAGGTCACCTTGGAGCCCTGCAATGCCAAAGAGCCAAGACAG AAATGGAAGCCCAAAGGTTCGGCACTACAGCACACGGTCAGTGGTTTATGTCTGGACAGTCAGAACCCGCCCGGCCCCCCTGTCGTCAACCAGTGTCGCCCCCTGGTGGCCAGCCAGGCCTGGGAGCCGCAAATTATCACCTGA